One Rhinolophus sinicus isolate RSC01 linkage group LG06, ASM3656204v1, whole genome shotgun sequence DNA window includes the following coding sequences:
- the CORT gene encoding cortistatin, producing the protein MAPGCQDRWAAVGPEAVPGCLQLLLLAGATAALHLEGGHAGHASHASARGHMQEVAEIKKNGLLTFLAWWQEWTSQASADPFQGGEPREVRTGQEGLTPQRPHDPCKNFFWKPFSCKYNSTRDDLSKEV; encoded by the exons ATGGCGCCG GGCTGCCAAGACAGGTGGGCGGCCGTGGGGCCGGAGGCAGTGCCGGGCTGCCTGCAGCTGCTGTTACTCGCAGGAGCCACCGCGGCCCTACACCTGGAGGGCGGCCACGCTGGCCACGCCAGCCATGCCAGCGCCAGAGGG CATATGCAGGAAGtggcagaaataaagaaaaacggCCTGCTGACTTTCCTTGCGTGGTGGCAGGAGTGGACCTCCCAGGCCAGTGCAGACCCCTTCCAAGGCGGGGAACCCCGGGAGGTACGCACAGGCCAGGAAGGCCTGACCCCGCAGCGGCCCCATGACCCCTGCAAGAATTTCTTCTGGAAGCCCTTCTCCTGCAAGTACAACTCTACCCGTGATGACTTGAGCAAGGAAGTGTAG